In Acidimicrobiales bacterium, the following are encoded in one genomic region:
- a CDS encoding DUF58 domain-containing protein, whose protein sequence is MPTRKGWALGLSSLAVGAGGRALGVPELFVVAVAGLALVAASVAYVGARRPPLEATRRLAPGRVTAGRTARVVLTVANRGRRAPPHRLEDGVAAGFDRPSMGAGEVVGLEYRLDAPRRGLVDVGPLRMTVEDPFGLAARRVPVLAPSPLVVHPVVEAIALPPERAGAPTAPHPATAPVPGGELHGLRPYEPGDDVRLVHWPTSARLDALVVRQDEMPRLRRTVVALDTSVGARQGATFEAAVSAAASVVAAACAGDGTARLVTSAGLDSGSAGGHAHLEEVLDLLAVVQPDRARAVGTAAALLTGDEDVTLVVVTTLAGVAGGLTALAATPGAATMVAVVLAAPQDGVGGGAGFDVVVRVPPGASWREAWDRIVPRGGADR, encoded by the coding sequence GTGCCGACCCGGAAGGGCTGGGCCCTCGGCCTGTCGTCCCTGGCGGTGGGCGCCGGTGGTCGGGCCCTCGGCGTCCCCGAGCTGTTCGTGGTGGCCGTCGCCGGGCTCGCGCTGGTGGCGGCGTCCGTCGCCTACGTCGGCGCCCGGCGGCCCCCGCTCGAGGCGACCCGCCGCCTGGCGCCGGGGCGGGTCACGGCGGGGAGGACGGCCCGGGTCGTCCTGACCGTGGCCAACCGGGGGCGGCGGGCTCCTCCGCACCGTCTCGAGGACGGGGTGGCGGCCGGGTTCGACCGGCCGTCGATGGGGGCCGGGGAGGTGGTGGGCCTGGAGTACCGGCTCGATGCCCCCCGGCGTGGCCTGGTCGACGTCGGGCCGCTGCGGATGACCGTGGAGGACCCGTTCGGCCTGGCGGCGCGCCGGGTCCCCGTCCTGGCGCCGAGCCCGCTGGTCGTCCACCCGGTCGTGGAGGCCATCGCCCTGCCGCCGGAACGTGCCGGTGCGCCCACCGCCCCGCACCCGGCGACCGCGCCCGTCCCCGGCGGCGAGCTCCACGGGCTTCGACCGTACGAGCCGGGTGACGACGTCCGCCTGGTCCACTGGCCGACCAGCGCCCGCCTCGACGCCCTGGTCGTGCGCCAGGACGAGATGCCCCGGCTGCGCCGCACGGTCGTGGCCCTCGACACCTCCGTGGGCGCCCGCCAAGGCGCCACCTTCGAGGCGGCCGTGTCGGCCGCGGCCAGCGTGGTCGCCGCCGCCTGCGCGGGCGACGGGACGGCCCGGCTCGTCACCTCGGCCGGGCTCGACTCGGGCAGCGCCGGCGGGCACGCCCACCTGGAGGAGGTGCTCGACCTCCTGGCCGTCGTGCAGCCGGACCGGGCCCGGGCCGTCGGCACGGCGGCGGCGCTGTTGACGGGCGACGAGGACGTCACCCTCGTGGTGGTGACGACGTTGGCGGGGGTCGCCGGCGGGCTCACAGCCCTGGCGGCCACCCCCGGTGCCGCGACGATGGTGGCGGTGGTGCTCGCCGCACCGCAGGACGGCGTCGGCGGCGGGGCCGGGTTCGACGTGGTGGTCCGGGTCCCGCCGGGCGCGTCGTGGCGGGAGGCGTGGGACCGGATCGTCCCCCGGGGCGGAGCGGACCGGTGA
- a CDS encoding AAA family ATPase — MTTGEAVPARAADEVATLFESVVANVARVVHGNDDAIRLALVAMVAEGHVLVEDVPGVGKTTLARALAASVHGRWRRIQFTPDLLPSDVIGITVFNRELGTFDFRPGGLFTNLVLADELNRASPKTQAALLEAMEEAQVTVDATTYPLPRPFMVIATQNPFERHGTYPLPDSQLDRFLVRLSLGYPGRPAEMAMLDTHGAEQPAPEPGAVADLEDVEAMIAAARAVHVARSVKRYILEVADATRAHQALTLGTSPRAALALLRAARARAVASGRDHVLPDDVQRLAVPVLEHRLVLTPDARARGATRREVVDDVLASVAVPVGRD; from the coding sequence GTGACGACCGGGGAGGCGGTCCCCGCCCGGGCGGCGGACGAGGTCGCCACGCTCTTCGAGTCGGTCGTCGCCAACGTGGCGCGCGTCGTGCACGGCAACGACGACGCCATCCGCCTGGCCCTCGTCGCCATGGTCGCCGAGGGCCACGTCCTGGTGGAGGACGTGCCCGGCGTCGGGAAGACGACGCTCGCGCGGGCGCTGGCCGCCTCGGTGCACGGCCGCTGGCGGCGCATCCAGTTCACGCCCGACCTGCTGCCGTCGGACGTCATCGGCATCACCGTGTTCAACCGGGAGCTGGGCACGTTCGACTTCCGGCCCGGCGGCCTGTTCACCAACCTGGTGCTGGCCGACGAGTTGAACCGCGCCTCGCCCAAGACCCAGGCCGCGCTCCTCGAGGCGATGGAGGAGGCGCAGGTGACGGTGGACGCCACCACCTACCCGCTGCCCCGGCCGTTCATGGTCATCGCCACCCAGAACCCGTTCGAGCGCCACGGGACCTACCCGCTGCCGGACAGCCAGCTCGACCGCTTCCTCGTCCGGCTCTCCCTCGGCTATCCGGGCCGGCCCGCCGAGATGGCCATGCTCGACACCCACGGCGCCGAGCAGCCCGCCCCCGAGCCCGGTGCCGTCGCCGACCTGGAGGACGTCGAGGCCATGATCGCGGCGGCCCGGGCCGTGCACGTCGCCCGCAGCGTCAAGCGCTACATCCTCGAGGTGGCCGACGCCACCCGGGCCCACCAGGCGCTCACCCTCGGGACGTCCCCTCGGGCTGCCCTCGCCCTCCTCCGGGCGGCACGGGCCCGGGCGGTGGCGTCGGGCCGCGACCACGTGCTGCCCGACGACGTCCAGCGCCTGGCCGTCCCCGTCCTCGAGCACCGCCTGGTGCTCACGCCCGACGCCCGGGCGCGTGGCGCCACCCGCCGCGAGGTCGTGGACGACGTGCTGGCGTCGGTGGCCGTGCCCGTCGGCCGGGACTGA